One window from the genome of Clupea harengus chromosome 19, Ch_v2.0.2, whole genome shotgun sequence encodes:
- the anp32e gene encoding acidic leucine-rich nuclear phosphoprotein 32 family member E, whose amino-acid sequence MEMKKRISLELRNRTPVEVAELVVDNCRSSDGEVEGLSDDFKELEFLSMVNVGLTSLAKLPALPKLRKLELSDNSISGGLETLSEKCANLTYLNLSGNKIKELSTVEALQNLKNLKSLDLFNCEITTLEEYRESIFELLPQVMYLDGFDAEDNEAPDSEADDDDEDEDGEEGAGPLGDYDDDDDDDEGSEGGEVGLSYLTKEGIQDEDDDDDYVEEEEEEAGAVVAGVHGEKRKREAADEGEDDDDDDDD is encoded by the exons aTGGAAATGAAAAAGAGGATCAGTTTGGAACTGAGGAACAGGACTCCAGTTGAG GTGGCAGAGCTTGTAGTGGACAACTGCCGCTCCAGTGATGGTGAAGTCGAGGGTCTATCTGATGACTTCAAGGAGTTGGAGTTCCTCAGCATGGTCAACGTGGGCTTGACCTCCCTGGCCAAGTTGCCCGCACTGCCCAAATTGCGTAAG CTGGAGCTGAGTGACAACAGCATCTCGGGAGGTCTGGAGACACTGTCAGAGAAATGCGCCAACTTGACGTACCTGAACCTGAGCGGAAACAAGATCAAAGAGCTCAGCACAGTGGAGGCTTTG CAAAacctaaagaacttgaagagcCTGGACCTGTTCAACTGCGAGATCACCACACTGGAGGAGTACAGGGAGAGCATCTTCGAGCTTCTGCCTCAGGTCATGTACCTGGACGGCTTTGACGCAGAGGACAACGAAGCACCTGACTCTGAAGCAGACGATGACG atgaggatgaggatggtgagGAAGGAGCAGGTCCCTTGGGTGActatgatgatgacgatgatgatgatgaaggctCAGAAGGTGGAGAGGTCGGACTGTCATACTTAACGAAAGAGGGCATACAG gacgaagatgatgatgatgattatgtggaggaagaggaagaggaggcaggagcGG TGGTGGCCGGAGTAcacggagagaagaggaagagggaagctGCGGACGAgggagaggatgatgatgatgatgatgatgactag